In Cuculus canorus isolate bCucCan1 chromosome 9, bCucCan1.pri, whole genome shotgun sequence, the following are encoded in one genomic region:
- the SLC16A14 gene encoding monocarboxylate transporter 14 isoform X4: protein MYASREDIGYDFGDDSKAESPFIGLFISMCGCRKTAIIGGILNAIGWILSAYASNVHYLFLTFGVTAGIGSGMVYLPAVVMVGQYFQKRRALAQGLSTTGTGFGAFLMTALLKYLCTEFGWRNAMFIQGAISLNLCVCGALMRPLSPKGSSEKYIVRSNSEDNQAKALSHSAKTIKSNGVLSEEPEKKEESTNEEVLDSVQHTETGGRSRSGRNMYGLRILKTVSQLTVTVRKGFALWYSSYFGAASLFTNRVFVAFVIWALFAYSSFVIPFIHLPEIVKQYNLSSQNNIFPLTSIIAIVHIFGKVILGIISDFPCISTWNVFLTANFTLVTCILTLPLMHAYISLAVVCALIGFSSGYFSLMPVVTEDLVGTKHLANAYGIIICANGISALLGPPFAGWIYDITQKYDFSFYISGLLYMVGIIFLLLQPCIQKRQLREKSTEEAQV from the exons ATGTATGCTAGTCGAGAGGATATTGGATATGATTTTGGAGATGACTCAAAAGCTGAGA GTCCTTTCATTGGTTTATTCATCAGCATGTGCGGATGCCGCAAGACAGCTATAATTGGAGGGATATTGAATGCCATAGGTTGGATACTGAGTGCCTATGCCTCAAACGTGCACTACCTCTTCCTGACGTTTGGAGTGACAGCTG GCATTGGAAGTGGTATGGTTTATTTGCCTGCAGTGGTCATGGTAGGgcagtattttcagaagagaagagcGCTTGCACAAGGGCTCAGTACCACGGGAACAGGGTTTGGAGCTTTCCTAATGACTGCCTTACTGAAGTACCTCTGCACCGAATTTGGATGGAGGAATGCCATGTTCATCCAGGGCGCCATCTCCCTGAACCTTTGTGTCTGCGGGGCGCTTATGAGACCGCTCTCTCCCAAAGGCAGTAGTGAAAAGTATATTGTGAGAAGTAACAGTGAAGATAATCAGGCAAAAGCTCTATCCCATTCTGCAAAGACGATAAAATCGAACGGAGTCCTCAGTgaagaaccagaaaaaaaagaagagtcaaCAAATGAAGAAGTGCTTGACAGTGTTCAGCACACAGAAACTGGAGGCAGATCTAGAAGTGGAAGGAATATGTATGGACTGCGCATTCTTAAGACAGTAAGCCAGCTGACGGTTACAGTCAGGAAAGGCTTTGCATTATGGTACTCCAGCTACTTTGGAGCTGCATCACTGTTTACCAATAGAGTATTTGTGGCCTTTGTAATTTGGGCTTTGTTTGCCTATAGCAGCTTTGTCATTCCCTTTATTCACCTTCCAGAAATAGTCAAGCAGTACAACTTATCTAGTCAGAACAATATATTTCCTTTGACATCCATTATAGCCATTGTTCATATTTTTGGTAAAGTGATCCTTGGAATCATCTCTGATTTCCCGTGCATAAGCACGTGGAACGTCTTCCTCACGGCTAACTTCACCCTGGTCACCTGCATACTTACTTTGCCACTAATGCACGCATACATTAGCCTGGCTGTGGTTTGTGCTCTAATAGGATTTTCTAGCggctatttttctttaatgcctgTCGTGACTGAAGATTTAGTTGGAACTAAACACCTTGCAAATGCCTATGGCATCATCATTTGTGCCAATGGAATATCTGCATTGCTTGGACCACCCTTTGCAG GTTGGATCTATGACATCACacaaaaatatgatttttctttttacatatcTGGCTTGCTATACATGGTgggaataatatttttacttttacaaCCTTGTATTCAAAAGAGACAACTGAGAGAAAAATCTACAGAAGAGGCACAAGTATAG
- the SLC16A14 gene encoding monocarboxylate transporter 14 isoform X2 — protein sequence MYASREDIGYDFGDDSKAESKPIKPNANIDGGWAWMIVLSSFFVHILIMGSQMALGILNMEWLEEFNQSRGLTAWVSSLSMGITLIVGPFIGLFISMCGCRKTAIIGGILNAIGWILSAYASNVHYLFLTFGVTAGIGSGMVYLPAVVMVGQYFQKRRALAQGLSTTGTGFGAFLMTALLKYLCTEFGWRNAMFIQGAISLNLCVCGALMRPLSPKGSSEKYIVRSNSEDNQAKALSHSAKTIKSNGVLSEEPEKKEESTNEEVLDSVQHTETGGRSRSGRNMYGLRILKTVSQLTVTVRKGFALWYSSYFGAASLFTNRVFVAFVIWALFAYSSFVIPFIHLPEIVKQYNLSSQNNIFPLTSIIAIVHIFGKVILGIISDFPCISTWNVFLTANFTLVTCILTLPLMHAYISLAVVCALIGFSSGYFSLMPVVTEDLVGTKHLANAYGIIICANGISALLGPPFAAALERTVESSLTLYRLTDHIYWACSLFTHKLPSLQITPDLL from the exons ATGTATGCTAGTCGAGAGGATATTGGATATGATTTTGGAGATGACTCAAAAGCTGAGAGTAAGCCAATTAAGCCTAATGCAAACATCGATGGAGGATGGGCTTGGATGATTgtactttcctctttctttgtgCACATACTTATCATGGGGTCCCAAATGGCCCTCGGAATACTCAACATGGAATGGCTTGAAGAGTTTAATCAAAGTCGTGGCTTAACAGCGTGGGTTAGCTCCCTCAGCATGGGCATTACACTTATTGTAG GTCCTTTCATTGGTTTATTCATCAGCATGTGCGGATGCCGCAAGACAGCTATAATTGGAGGGATATTGAATGCCATAGGTTGGATACTGAGTGCCTATGCCTCAAACGTGCACTACCTCTTCCTGACGTTTGGAGTGACAGCTG GCATTGGAAGTGGTATGGTTTATTTGCCTGCAGTGGTCATGGTAGGgcagtattttcagaagagaagagcGCTTGCACAAGGGCTCAGTACCACGGGAACAGGGTTTGGAGCTTTCCTAATGACTGCCTTACTGAAGTACCTCTGCACCGAATTTGGATGGAGGAATGCCATGTTCATCCAGGGCGCCATCTCCCTGAACCTTTGTGTCTGCGGGGCGCTTATGAGACCGCTCTCTCCCAAAGGCAGTAGTGAAAAGTATATTGTGAGAAGTAACAGTGAAGATAATCAGGCAAAAGCTCTATCCCATTCTGCAAAGACGATAAAATCGAACGGAGTCCTCAGTgaagaaccagaaaaaaaagaagagtcaaCAAATGAAGAAGTGCTTGACAGTGTTCAGCACACAGAAACTGGAGGCAGATCTAGAAGTGGAAGGAATATGTATGGACTGCGCATTCTTAAGACAGTAAGCCAGCTGACGGTTACAGTCAGGAAAGGCTTTGCATTATGGTACTCCAGCTACTTTGGAGCTGCATCACTGTTTACCAATAGAGTATTTGTGGCCTTTGTAATTTGGGCTTTGTTTGCCTATAGCAGCTTTGTCATTCCCTTTATTCACCTTCCAGAAATAGTCAAGCAGTACAACTTATCTAGTCAGAACAATATATTTCCTTTGACATCCATTATAGCCATTGTTCATATTTTTGGTAAAGTGATCCTTGGAATCATCTCTGATTTCCCGTGCATAAGCACGTGGAACGTCTTCCTCACGGCTAACTTCACCCTGGTCACCTGCATACTTACTTTGCCACTAATGCACGCATACATTAGCCTGGCTGTGGTTTGTGCTCTAATAGGATTTTCTAGCggctatttttctttaatgcctgTCGTGACTGAAGATTTAGTTGGAACTAAACACCTTGCAAATGCCTATGGCATCATCATTTGTGCCAATGGAATATCTGCATTGCTTGGACCACCCTTTGCAG CTGCTCTAGAACGGACTGTAGAATCCAGCTTGACACTGTACAGACTTACAGATCACATCTACTGGGCGTGCTCACTATTCACACACAAATTACCATCCTTGCAAATAACCCCAGATCTATTATAA
- the SLC16A14 gene encoding monocarboxylate transporter 14 isoform X5 — translation MKSECCQPLTSPFIGLFISMCGCRKTAIIGGILNAIGWILSAYASNVHYLFLTFGVTAGIGSGMVYLPAVVMVGQYFQKRRALAQGLSTTGTGFGAFLMTALLKYLCTEFGWRNAMFIQGAISLNLCVCGALMRPLSPKGSSEKYIVRSNSEDNQAKALSHSAKTIKSNGVLSEEPEKKEESTNEEVLDSVQHTETGGRSRSGRNMYGLRILKTVSQLTVTVRKGFALWYSSYFGAASLFTNRVFVAFVIWALFAYSSFVIPFIHLPEIVKQYNLSSQNNIFPLTSIIAIVHIFGKVILGIISDFPCISTWNVFLTANFTLVTCILTLPLMHAYISLAVVCALIGFSSGYFSLMPVVTEDLVGTKHLANAYGIIICANGISALLGPPFAGWIYDITQKYDFSFYISGLLYMVGIIFLLLQPCIQKRQLREKSTEEAQV, via the exons GTCCTTTCATTGGTTTATTCATCAGCATGTGCGGATGCCGCAAGACAGCTATAATTGGAGGGATATTGAATGCCATAGGTTGGATACTGAGTGCCTATGCCTCAAACGTGCACTACCTCTTCCTGACGTTTGGAGTGACAGCTG GCATTGGAAGTGGTATGGTTTATTTGCCTGCAGTGGTCATGGTAGGgcagtattttcagaagagaagagcGCTTGCACAAGGGCTCAGTACCACGGGAACAGGGTTTGGAGCTTTCCTAATGACTGCCTTACTGAAGTACCTCTGCACCGAATTTGGATGGAGGAATGCCATGTTCATCCAGGGCGCCATCTCCCTGAACCTTTGTGTCTGCGGGGCGCTTATGAGACCGCTCTCTCCCAAAGGCAGTAGTGAAAAGTATATTGTGAGAAGTAACAGTGAAGATAATCAGGCAAAAGCTCTATCCCATTCTGCAAAGACGATAAAATCGAACGGAGTCCTCAGTgaagaaccagaaaaaaaagaagagtcaaCAAATGAAGAAGTGCTTGACAGTGTTCAGCACACAGAAACTGGAGGCAGATCTAGAAGTGGAAGGAATATGTATGGACTGCGCATTCTTAAGACAGTAAGCCAGCTGACGGTTACAGTCAGGAAAGGCTTTGCATTATGGTACTCCAGCTACTTTGGAGCTGCATCACTGTTTACCAATAGAGTATTTGTGGCCTTTGTAATTTGGGCTTTGTTTGCCTATAGCAGCTTTGTCATTCCCTTTATTCACCTTCCAGAAATAGTCAAGCAGTACAACTTATCTAGTCAGAACAATATATTTCCTTTGACATCCATTATAGCCATTGTTCATATTTTTGGTAAAGTGATCCTTGGAATCATCTCTGATTTCCCGTGCATAAGCACGTGGAACGTCTTCCTCACGGCTAACTTCACCCTGGTCACCTGCATACTTACTTTGCCACTAATGCACGCATACATTAGCCTGGCTGTGGTTTGTGCTCTAATAGGATTTTCTAGCggctatttttctttaatgcctgTCGTGACTGAAGATTTAGTTGGAACTAAACACCTTGCAAATGCCTATGGCATCATCATTTGTGCCAATGGAATATCTGCATTGCTTGGACCACCCTTTGCAG GTTGGATCTATGACATCACacaaaaatatgatttttctttttacatatcTGGCTTGCTATACATGGTgggaataatatttttacttttacaaCCTTGTATTCAAAAGAGACAACTGAGAGAAAAATCTACAGAAGAGGCACAAGTATAG
- the SLC16A14 gene encoding monocarboxylate transporter 14 isoform X1, whose product MYASREDIGYDFGDDSKAESKPIKPNANIDGGWAWMIVLSSFFVHILIMGSQMALGILNMEWLEEFNQSRGLTAWVSSLSMGITLIVGPFIGLFISMCGCRKTAIIGGILNAIGWILSAYASNVHYLFLTFGVTAGIGSGMVYLPAVVMVGQYFQKRRALAQGLSTTGTGFGAFLMTALLKYLCTEFGWRNAMFIQGAISLNLCVCGALMRPLSPKGSSEKYIVRSNSEDNQAKALSHSAKTIKSNGVLSEEPEKKEESTNEEVLDSVQHTETGGRSRSGRNMYGLRILKTVSQLTVTVRKGFALWYSSYFGAASLFTNRVFVAFVIWALFAYSSFVIPFIHLPEIVKQYNLSSQNNIFPLTSIIAIVHIFGKVILGIISDFPCISTWNVFLTANFTLVTCILTLPLMHAYISLAVVCALIGFSSGYFSLMPVVTEDLVGTKHLANAYGIIICANGISALLGPPFAGWIYDITQKYDFSFYISGLLYMVGIIFLLLQPCIQKRQLREKSTEEAQV is encoded by the exons ATGTATGCTAGTCGAGAGGATATTGGATATGATTTTGGAGATGACTCAAAAGCTGAGAGTAAGCCAATTAAGCCTAATGCAAACATCGATGGAGGATGGGCTTGGATGATTgtactttcctctttctttgtgCACATACTTATCATGGGGTCCCAAATGGCCCTCGGAATACTCAACATGGAATGGCTTGAAGAGTTTAATCAAAGTCGTGGCTTAACAGCGTGGGTTAGCTCCCTCAGCATGGGCATTACACTTATTGTAG GTCCTTTCATTGGTTTATTCATCAGCATGTGCGGATGCCGCAAGACAGCTATAATTGGAGGGATATTGAATGCCATAGGTTGGATACTGAGTGCCTATGCCTCAAACGTGCACTACCTCTTCCTGACGTTTGGAGTGACAGCTG GCATTGGAAGTGGTATGGTTTATTTGCCTGCAGTGGTCATGGTAGGgcagtattttcagaagagaagagcGCTTGCACAAGGGCTCAGTACCACGGGAACAGGGTTTGGAGCTTTCCTAATGACTGCCTTACTGAAGTACCTCTGCACCGAATTTGGATGGAGGAATGCCATGTTCATCCAGGGCGCCATCTCCCTGAACCTTTGTGTCTGCGGGGCGCTTATGAGACCGCTCTCTCCCAAAGGCAGTAGTGAAAAGTATATTGTGAGAAGTAACAGTGAAGATAATCAGGCAAAAGCTCTATCCCATTCTGCAAAGACGATAAAATCGAACGGAGTCCTCAGTgaagaaccagaaaaaaaagaagagtcaaCAAATGAAGAAGTGCTTGACAGTGTTCAGCACACAGAAACTGGAGGCAGATCTAGAAGTGGAAGGAATATGTATGGACTGCGCATTCTTAAGACAGTAAGCCAGCTGACGGTTACAGTCAGGAAAGGCTTTGCATTATGGTACTCCAGCTACTTTGGAGCTGCATCACTGTTTACCAATAGAGTATTTGTGGCCTTTGTAATTTGGGCTTTGTTTGCCTATAGCAGCTTTGTCATTCCCTTTATTCACCTTCCAGAAATAGTCAAGCAGTACAACTTATCTAGTCAGAACAATATATTTCCTTTGACATCCATTATAGCCATTGTTCATATTTTTGGTAAAGTGATCCTTGGAATCATCTCTGATTTCCCGTGCATAAGCACGTGGAACGTCTTCCTCACGGCTAACTTCACCCTGGTCACCTGCATACTTACTTTGCCACTAATGCACGCATACATTAGCCTGGCTGTGGTTTGTGCTCTAATAGGATTTTCTAGCggctatttttctttaatgcctgTCGTGACTGAAGATTTAGTTGGAACTAAACACCTTGCAAATGCCTATGGCATCATCATTTGTGCCAATGGAATATCTGCATTGCTTGGACCACCCTTTGCAG GTTGGATCTATGACATCACacaaaaatatgatttttctttttacatatcTGGCTTGCTATACATGGTgggaataatatttttacttttacaaCCTTGTATTCAAAAGAGACAACTGAGAGAAAAATCTACAGAAGAGGCACAAGTATAG